A portion of the Thermofilaceae archaeon genome contains these proteins:
- a CDS encoding YjbQ family protein, giving the protein MREEVRVASGGRGVYDITAHVERLSRASGAERGIIILYCTDPLCRLITIEYDGDLIEDLMALIDGLKAKNPYVVASIFHPSLVIPFERGLLLGSFQQICLLDLNESAGDRVVVAEVIT; this is encoded by the coding sequence GTGCGTGAGGAGGTGAGGGTGGCTAGCGGTGGGAGAGGCGTCTACGACATCACGGCGCACGTCGAGAGGCTATCGAGGGCCTCGGGGGCGGAGCGGGGCATCATCATCCTGTACTGCACGGACCCGCTGTGCCGGCTGATCACGATCGAGTACGACGGTGACTTGATCGAGGATCTGATGGCGCTGATCGACGGCTTGAAGGCGAAGAACCCCTACGTGGTAGCTTCAATCTTCCACCCCAGCCTCGTGATCCCCTTCGAGCGGGGGCTTCTGCTCGGCTCCTTCCAGCAGATCTGCCTGCTCGACCTCAACGAGTCGGCTGGCGATAGGGTTGTGGTGGCTGAGGTGATCACGTGA
- a CDS encoding YjbQ family protein gives MRVVRTSRIELVTYGPNKLFDITDRVAELARGVEEGAIVLQAVGSTGALVVLPKRREVIEAFESDLWDLVPTLGWRHPGNAYAHLRSTLIGTTLALPIVGGSLPIEGNGIFFLENQPALNRRRVVVAAVVTRG, from the coding sequence GTGAGGGTGGTTAGAACGTCGAGGATCGAGCTGGTGACTTATGGGCCCAACAAGCTCTTTGACATCACCGACCGCGTGGCAGAGCTCGCCAGGGGTGTGGAGGAGGGCGCGATCGTGCTGCAAGCCGTCGGCTCGACTGGGGCGCTCGTAGTGCTCCCCAAGCGCAGGGAGGTTATCGAAGCCTTCGAGAGCGATCTGTGGGACCTCGTCCCCACCCTCGGTTGGAGGCACCCTGGCAACGCTTACGCGCACCTTCGGTCGACGCTCATCGGCACAACGCTGGCGCTACCCATCGTGGGCGGCTCGCTACCCATCGAGGGTAACGGCATCTTCTTCCTCGAGAACCAGCCTGCGCTGAACCGCCGGAGGGTGGTCGTGGCCGCCGTCGTGACGAGAGGTTGA